The sequence ACGATGGGGTTGGCTGATATCAATCAAGCCTTTGACCTGATGCATGAAGGCAAAAGCATTCGTACAGTCATCCACTTTGATAAGTAAATACTTAAGCAAGCGCTGAATAATTACCTGTGTTGTCAGGGCGGTGTTAAAGAACGGTTCACAATCGTTAGATTAAACGTGCTTTAGCACAGCCCCAAAGGGGTGAGCGAAGCGAATAAAATGCTCATTTACTATGTGTAAACTGCGCTTTTTCGCTGACTTGACTCGCTAGCGCTCGCCCTTCGGGTCAGTCTTTGGCTGTTACTCCCGTTGGTCGTTGCGCCTAACCCTGACTGCTTCGCCAAGATTATTCAGTGCTTCCTCAAATCTTCGTGTTTCTAATTATTTTAAATAATAGATAGCCAGTTCTGGCTGTCTTCTGTGTTTTAAAGTCTCTTAAAAGTGCCGTTGCTTACGTTGAGTAGGCGTTAAACCTAGGGCGTTCGGGTGACGTGATCTCTGTTAGTGCAATCACGCTGTGCGTGCGCTTGGCAGTCCATTTTGTTTGGTGGCTGCAAGCTAAGGCAGCGGATAGATTTATGCGCCGCGCATGTCTTTTTCATCACGCCTAATACAGCGATAGTCAAAGTGTGCTATACTTGAGTTAAGTTTAAAAGTCAAGATATGTGGGGCAGGCTTTTTTGTGCTCTATGTATTTTATTTAGGAGTAGTTTATGAATACGTTTAAAGGATTAATGAAGCCTCTTTTAGTGAGCGTGCTCGCCGTATCTGCTGGTTATGCGTTTGCCGTTGACCCAGCTGCAGGTATGGGGGTTGAGGGTATGCATGGGGAGGGTGTCCCTGCTTTTGATGATTTTGATCTAGATGGCGACAAAGCTATTAGCAAGGAAGAGTTTACTAAGGCCCGTACATCAAAAATCAGTGAGCGTGCTGCGCAGGGTCGCCAAATGCGAGGATTAGCAGATATTGTCTCGTTTGAAGAAATTGATACCAATAATGATGGCTTAATTTCGCCAGAAGAATTTGCAGCCGCAACAAAGAAAATGCAAGAGCAAAAGCAAGGCGAGCGTATGAATCAACGTGGCGCTATGGGCCAAGGCCAAGGCATGAACCAAGGGCAAGGTCGTGGCCAAGGCCAAGGCATGAACCAAGGGCAAGGTCGTGGCCAAGGCCAAGGCATGAACCAAGGGCAAGGTCGTGGCCAAGGCCAAGGCATGAACCAAGGGCAAGGTCGTGGCCAAGGTCAAGGCATGAACCAGGGCCAAGGTCGTGGTCAAGGTCAAGGCATGAATCAGGGTCAAGGCATGGGTCGCGGTGGTGCACAGCAAAATGCAATGCCATCCTTTGCTGACTTTGATCTAAACAATGATGGAAAGATCAGTGAAAAAGAATTCACTGAAGCGCGTACCGCACGAATTAGTGAGCGTGCTACAGAAGGTCGCCAAATGCGAGGCCTCGCGGATGCCGCTTCGTTTGCTGATATCGATACCAATAATGATGGTTCAATTTCGCCAGAAGAATTTGCAGCCGCAACAAAGAAAATGCAAGAGCAAAAGCAAGGCGAGCGTATGAATCAACGTGGCGCTATGGGCCAAGGCCAAGGCATGAACCAAGGGCAAGGTCGTGGCCAAGGCCAAGGCATGAACCAAGGCCAAGGTCGTGGTCAAGGTCAAGGCATGAATCAGGGCCAAGGTCGTGGCCAAGGTCAAGGCATGAATCAGGGTCAAGGCATGGGTCGCGGTGGTGCACAGCAAAATGCAATGCCATCCTTTGCTGACTTTGATCTAAACAATGATGGAAAGATCAGTGAAAAAGAATTCACTGAAGCGCGTACCGCACGAATTAGTGAGCGTGCTACAGAAGGTCGCCAAATGCGAGGCCTCGCGGATGCCGCTTCGTTTGCTGATATCGATACCAATAATGATGGTTCAATTTCGCCAGAAGAATTTGAGGCGTATCAGCAAATGCATCGCCAAAATATGGGTCGCTAAGCTAGGATTACCCCAGTCACTTAGCGAGTCGCGAGCTGGCTGGAACAAACAAGCAGACACAGCGCAGGAGTGATACCTGCGCTGTGTCTGCTTTAACGCAATTATTAAGCAAGCGGGCTCGCGCTCTCCCTTCAAATGATCTCTTTATCGAGCGGATGTTTGGCGATCTGCCGCAGTTCTTTAGCGATGAAGATCAGCTACGTGCAATATGGAGCGATCCAACCACACGTGAAAAGCTGCTGGAAGACTTAGCTGAAGCGGGTTATGACGATGAGAAACTGAACAGCATGAAAGAGCTGATTGATGCCAGAGACAGCGATGTGTATGACGTGCTGGCGTATGTCGCTTACACCGCGCAAACCCGCACCCGCGGTGAGCGTGCGCAGCGTGCCAAGCCGCTTATCAAGAAAGCCTTTGCCAACTATAAGCAGCATGAGTTTGTCGATTTTATTCTGGAGAAGTACGTTGCCGATGGTGTGAATGAGTTAGCTGCTAAAAAAATACGCAGTCTGATTGAGTTGAAATACAACACCATCAGTGATGCTGCAAGCGAGCTCGGTTCAACGGCGGTAATTCGTGAAACCTTTATTGGTTTTCAACAGTATTTGTATAGCGAGTAGGTTGTAAGCCTTTCTAATAACTAGGGATTTGGAATCTCATTTAGTGGTTTAGAGCGTTTTAGCTGATGACTGTCTCAATGCAGTAGTGTTCTGAAGCTCATTCCGTAAGATGCATAAGGTTGGTGGCTGCTGCATGATCATAATGATGCGCGCTTTGCAATTTCACCAATAAGCTTCGTGCGAACATTGCTCTCCCAGTAATAGAGTTGAGTCTGTCACGGCATTAGCGGTGGGTAGATTGAGGGTGAAAGCTGTCTAGCAGGATTCCCTGTATAGCCCAGTGTCTAGTCTAGAAAAAACAAACACTTAGATTAAAAAAGGCTTACGCCGGTCTGACGTAAGCCTTTAGTTTTACTAGGGTAATTTGGTCGGGACGGAGTGATTCGAACACTCTACCCCTTGCACCCCATGCTTTTAATGAATGGACGGTGCTGGAAGGTGGTGGACAAGAAGTAGGCCTTCAAGCTATTGTTTTTGCCGGGTTTAATGGTGATTTACTATCCTTTGGTGTCCAGTTGCATCCAGTGAGAACAAGTTTCTTCTATGGGGTAAAAATGGGGTAAAATTCAGCAATCAAAATACTAAGGTTTTTAGAATGGCTAGAGTCACTGTGAAAATGCTTGAGGCATTTACACCTACTGAGCATGGAAAAGTTTTCCGTGAAAATGGTGGTCTTGTTGGTAAGGTTCGTGCTGGGGTGAAAGGGGTCACTGTTTTATTTCGTTATGAGTTTTCTCTTGGTGGTAAAAAAAATGATTATGCCTTGGGTTCGTGGCCTAAAAGTACACTGGCTGATATTAGAGCTAAGCGCGATCAAGCTCGGGTTAGTGTAGCTCAAGGAGTGGATCCAGGTGCTGCTAACAAAGCAGCCCGTATTGAGGCAAAAGCTGCAATTGCTTCGACTATAGCTCAGGAAGCGTTGGAAGCTTCAGAAAGTCTTACTGTAGCCGATATGTTTACTGCTTGGGTTCGAGATGGCGTATCTAGAAAAGATGATAATTTAGAATTGAAGCGCAGGTTTGAAAAGGATGTATTACCAGCAATAGGGAAAACGGTAGTCAAAGAGTTGACTGAAGCAGACTTGTTAACGCTATTACGCCGAGTTAAATCCAGGGGCGTAAAAGATGATCCTCAGCGGAACATGAACCGTTCTCTGGAGATACTTCACAGCGATATAGGCCAAATGCTGCGCTGGGCTGAAAAGCGTCAGCCTTGGCGTATGTTGATGGCTCAGCATGGTAATCCTGCTGACCTTATTGATATTACTACCTTATTGGATGACGACTATCAGACTGAGCGTGACCGTGTTTTAACTGAGGCAGAAATTAGAGAGCTTAAAAATAGATTTCAGCAGCTTGAGGACGATTACATATCTTTATCGCCTGGACAGAAATACTCTGGCATAAGGCCTGTTAATACACGAACTCAGTGTGCGCTATGGATTTGCTTGTCTACTCTTTGTCGTATCGGTGAGTTGCTAATGAGTCGTTGGGAGGATGTCGATCTTCAAGCTGGAACATGGTTTATACCTGCAACAAATACTAAAGCGCATAAGGGTAAAAAGCAGGAGCATCATATAGTCCTCTCTCCGTTTGCAGTGCAACAGTTTAAACGTCTCTTTGCAGAAACGGGGCATACTGATTACTGCTTTCCATCGCGGGATGCTGAGAGTCATGTTTGTGTTAAAACTGTGTCCAAGCTTGTAGGCGACAGGCAAGTTCGGTTCAAAAAGCGCAGCAAGCCTTTGTCTGGTCGTCATCATAATGACAGTCTAATTTTATCTGGTGGCAAGAATGGCGGCTGGACGCCTCATGATCTTAGGCGTACTGGAGCTACTATGATGCAAGAGCTGCAGGTTCCTCTTGACGTTATCGATCGTTGCCAGAATCATGTCATGGAGGGCTCTAAGGTGCGCAGGCACTACTTAAAATATAATTATGCAGAGGAGAAATCTGCTGCATGGTTGGCTTTAGGAAAGCGCTTAGAGGAGATTCTTAAAAGTTAGGGTCTGTTGACGTTTCATTACATTGGCAGCCATAACAACCCACAAGCCATGGCAACGGTGCTTTGATAATTACGTTTTAACTTATCATATCGCGTTGCCAGACCTCGAAATTTCTTCAAGCGCGCAAACGCATTTTCAACTAGATGACGATCACGGTACAGCGACCAATTCATATCCCCATTGCCCGCGACTGAGTTTGATCTTCTTGGTATAACGTAAGCGTAACAACACCCACACCTAGCACAACTGCGATCATTCGTTAGAGCATGCCGATGCTTAGCTAAGCTTGATATTCCAAGGCGAAAGCGTATCGATATCAGCAGCGCTGGTATGCGGTAGTTGTTCGAACAACGCTTGAAGATATACAGCAGGTTGCAGGTCGTTGGCTTTGGCTGTTTCAACGAGACTATAAAGAATAGCACTGGCTTTGGCGCCGCTGCGGGTGTTGGAGAACAACCAGTTTTTACGGCCAATCACAAAAGGTTTAATCGCACGCTCAGCACGATTGTTGTCGATGCTAACCAGCCCATGCTCAAGATAAGCCGTCAGTTTGTTCCATTGGTTCAAGCTGTATTGCAGTGCTACACCAATGGCTGTTTTTGGTGGCACTTGCAGCACTGTTTTATCCAGCCAAGCCTTGAGCTGCTGCATAATCGGCGCAGACTGTTCTTGCCTCACCTGTCGTTTATGTTCAGGCGTTGCATCGGCGATTGATGTTTCAATGCCATACAGTTTTTGAATCAAGTTGAGTGCTTGGTCAGCACGCCCTGTTTTGCCTTTAGGTTGAACCGCTTTAGCTTCAATAAACTTGCGCCGAGCATGCGCCCAACAGCCAACTAATGTGGCTTCAGTATGGTTATAACCGGCATAACCGTCGACTTGCAGCAAGCCGGTGTAGCCTTGCAAAAAGGTCTCAGGACAAGCGCTTGCACGTCCATCCTGATAGTCATACAGAACAATATTGGGCGGGCCATCGGCTGATTTTTTATCGGCGCCACAGCCATAAACCCACATATAACACTGCGACTTTTCAGTTTCGATCACTTTTACTGGCGTGTCATCGGACCAGATGGCTGGCTGCTTCAGTATTTGTTGATGCCAGTGCTCATACAGCAGTTCAAGCTGCTCACTGAGCTTGACCAACCATCGACTCATGGTCTGTCGATGCAGCTCAATACCAAAGCTTTTGAATAATGCTTCTTGACGATACAAGGGCAAGCCAAACTGGTACTTAGCGCTGATAATTTGTGCCAGTAACGTCGGTGTAGCGATGCTCTTAGGCAAAATACTCGCTGGAACGGGTGCGATTTTAATCTGGGTTTGTGTTGCGTTTTTCTCGCAGCAACGGCAGCTGTATTTAGGGCGAATATGGCGGATGACTTTAACGGTCGCAGGGATAAATTCCAGTTTCTCGCTGACCTCTTCACCCATGCGGTGTAAATCATTACCGCAGTCGTTGCACACTTTATCCGCGGCAGGAATGTCGTGAACAACGTCTTCGCGAGGTAGTTCTGCAGCTAAACTTGGGCGACGGGTTTTCTTGCGGGTGTAGGTGATGGTTTCATCTGCAGCGATTTCTTCTTCGCTGGGCGCAAGCAGCTCTTCTGCTTCGTTAAACAACTCACCTTGACCTGGATAACCTTCGCTACTGGCAGCAAAACGCTGCTTGAGTGAGAGCTGCCATTTTTCAAGCGTCTCATAGTACAGCTGCTGATACTTTTTAGACTCGCCCTGCAATGACAAAACGAGTGCTTTTAAGCTCTCGATATCATCAGGCAAGGTGGTTGAGTCAGTCGTTTTCATGGCGTTTATTTTACTATAAAGCGTCTGCAAAAGCCTTTAAAAACAACCATTTAATTAGACGTAACAGCTATAGATACAATCTTTTTATGCCAATCCAGTAGCGCTTGTTTTTCTCAGTAAGTGCTACTGAACTGTAGCGGCTTATGGCCTTTCATTCGCTCAATATCCAGCCCCTCAAGCAGCCAACTCCATTGGCGCTCAGACAATGTCAGTACTTCACCGCGCATCTGTTTTGGCCATTTGAATGTGTCTTTTTCAAGACGCTTATACCACAGGCAAAAACCTGTTTGATCCCAGTACAAGACTTTAACTTTATCGCGCTGACGATTACAAAATACAAACAGTGCGCCGCTGAAGGCTGATAACCGCATGTGCTCTTCAACGATCACACAAAGCCCATTGATACTTTTGCGAAAATCCACCGACTGCTTATGCAAGTAAATGGCCGGAGGCTCAACAAACATCTTCATACCGACAGCGCTTTGATTAAACCCGCAAGCCAGCGAGGATCAACCGACAAAGGCAAAGTGAGTTCAGTTTGCTGAAAGTTCAACGTCAGTGATGCAGCTAAATTAACCGCTGGCGTGCTCATCGATTGAGCCTGCACCTGCACAAAAGCAGACTCAGAGTGAGTATTTAATAACTCACTGCGGCGCTTGTTAAAATACTTAGGATTGAGCTTAAGCGCAGCGCAGAACTCGACCTGGGTTTGCCCGCTGCGCTCAAAAGCTTCAATTAACTCTAACCACTGCGCTGTGTTGCGATATTGGCGGCTCATACATCACCTCGTTTATTAAAACGGGTAAGCTATGGCATCAGAAAAGCGTTGGCTATGTGGGGTTGTTGTTACGCTTACGGTATAACCGCATCAGCGCCTTTGCTTTTAATCTGCTCACGAATCTTTCCGCTATCATAGCCTTTGTCCGCTACTATCGCGGTCGTAGGTGGTAACTTTTCAATCAGTTCGCTTGCTGCAGTGCTGTCATGAATCTCGCCACCCGTCACTGTAAATTCAATGGGTAAGCCGTAACTATCAACAGCTAAATGAATTTTAGTTGTATTTCCTGCACGGCTTTTACCGATTGCTTGTGGCTCAACACCTTGGGCGCCTGCGCTATGTTGATGGGCTTTAACATAGCTGCCATCGATAAATATCCACTCCGTATCAGGCTCTTGGGTAAGCGTTTTAAACAGCGTGAGCCATTTACCTTTTTTTGACCACTCATTAAATTTTTTGTAGACCGAATTCCATCGTCCAAAACAAGTAGGTAAGTCTCGCCACGCACAGCCAACACGTAGCCGGTAAAGCATTCCTTCAGCAACCATGCGTAAGTCATACTTGTTATAAATATTTTTTTGAAGGATCATTCCTTTTAGCTTCGACCAGTGCTCATCGCTGAGCATTAATCGGGGCATAGCAAACTCGTTTTGTTTTTGTGTAGGAACTTAAATATTACGAGTTTGCTTCTTTTTTTCAATGACTTACGGGCAAACGTCAACAGGCCCTAGGCTCTTGTCATGCTGTAAGTAGAGGAATGGTTAAGGAAACGCTGAATAAAACCAATCAAACCAGCCAATCCATGCGGATTTAAAATTCAGCTCTTAAATTTCAACTTCAGGGCCATAAATAACCTTTTTATCAGCAGTTTTACCCGTTTTTGCTGCTTTTACCGGCAGCTTACCGGTTTTTAGGCGGATTTATCCCGCCAACGGCATACATCGCTTCGACAAGAACAGGTTTGCCAAGGCAAACAGGCTATAGAGATGGGCTGTGTTTTTCGCCAAGCCACGGTAGCGAGTCTTGCGGTGACCAAAGTGCACTTTGACCCAGTAAAAGGGATGCTCAACCTTAGCGCGTATCCGGCTCTTTAATTTTTCGATTTTGTCAGCCAGTTGACCTTCTTCTGTGCCGCTATCGCGCAGCTTTCGACGCTTTCCATGGCGCATGGCTACCACCCACTCCACATCTTTATCCTTATTTTCTTCCCGTTTGTCAGCCCCCAGATAACCAGAATCACCGTATACCTGCTGTTCCTCGCCGTGTAGCAAAGCATGAGCTTGGTTCACGTCGTGCACGTTGGCCGCAGTGGTGACCAGTGTGTGCACCAAACCGCTAGCCGCATCAACACCGATGTGAGCTTTCATGCCAAAGTAATACTGATTGCCTTTCTTAGTGGAGCGCATTTGCGGATCACGGCTTTTACTCTTATTCTTGGTGGAAGGTGGTGCGGCAATAATTGTAGCGTCAACCACCGTGCCTTCCTTGAGGTACAAGCCCTTGCTCGCCAGTTGGTAATTGACCGCAGCAAAAATTTGTTGAGTCAAGCTGTGAGTTTCCAGCAGACGACGAAAACGCAACAAAGTGGTCGCATCCGGCACGGCATCACGCCCAAGATCAATATCCATAAACAGCTGAATTGCTGCGCTGTCATAAACGGCATCCTCAGTTCCTTCATCGGAAAACCCCATGACCTGCTGTAGGATGTACATACGTAACATGCGAGAAAGCCCCATAGTCGGACGACCTCGTTTGCCGTCAGATTTCGGATAGTACGGCTCAATCACTGATTCCAGAACAGACCAAGGCACCAGAGTTTCCAGGTCCATCAACAGTCGATCCCTACGGGTTTGCTTCTTTTTGCTGACGAACTCGGCTTCGGCGAAAGTGATTTGCATGACTGTGGACTCGATACTAATTACGGATTGGACTATTTTACCAAAGGCTGCAGCCCGCTTGGGGTTTGTTCAGTGTTTCCTTAAGTAATGAGTTCAATGCAAACTATGTTAGATGCTTTTGATGCAATGAGTCTGCTTGCTAGTTTAATTGGGCGTGATGTCAGGCCAAAAAGCTTTATTAGATTTTTGCAGACGTACAAAGTTGATTCTTACATTTGCTCAGAAAGACTTTGTTTCACTCTGCAAAAACATAAGCTAAAAAATAAATTATCGATTGCTCAATTAGATGCAAAAGATGGTGAGGAATATACCCTAGGATCTTCGGCTATTTTATGCTCGAATAATGAAATGACAGTGTTAACTGATGATGGTTTTGAAGTTGAGTTTTCCAAGGGAACATTTCAGAAGGTATTTCACTGCTCGGTAATCTATTACCCTGACAAGTTTAGGCTTCTAAGCTTATGTAATCCAGATCTTGAGGGGGTCAGTACTATAGGGGAACTGGTTAGATGGAGATCGCCAGAGCTTCTTTCCGATATACTTGAGCCCGTTTTTCAAGAGGCAGATATTCACGACGCCGCAAAGAAAATAAAAAAGGGGGCAACTAGCAACAATAAAAAAATTAAATTATTTAAGTACCAGGTAAGGCAGTCGTTAATTTTGGAGGCTATTAGAGAGTTAGGTTATGATCCAAAGAATATGCCACCACATGAAAAAGGCAAGTCTGGTATTAAGTCCGTGGTTAGGGGTAAGCTAAAAAAAGAACTTATTTTTAAAGGAGAGCATGCCTTTGACGGGGCTTGGGCTCAATTGCTTAAATCTAAGGATATTGTAGAAGTTAAGGTCTTATAACCATTGGATTGTGTCCATTAAACATTATCCAATGGTTGTCTTAATCGCCTCAACATCAGTTACTGGGTGCTTACTGATTATCTGCTTCCTCAACCGCAAACAGCTTTATTTCACCCTTATGCACCATAAACGGGAAGGGGTTGATAAGTTCTGGGTGCGCTTTAATTTGCTCCGAAGTTAAATATTTGGGTGCAGAAACGTAGTGAACTGACCAATCAGGCTGGTACTTAGTAAGCCAGCGCAACTCATTAAAATCACGGGCTATAACATAATATTCTTTATTCTCGCGCTTGAGGTTTAACGCCATAACCAGCATAGCGCGTTTTAGCTTGTCCTTTGGCTTGAATAAATAGGCTTGGTACGGCTGCCCTGTAATTTCTTTTGGAGCTGTGACAGTTTTTACTTCTGGCATTCTTGTCGTGATTGCAAAAACACATGCTCTGCTGTTTTTACCTCCCTCCTTGCACATATCACCAAAATTTCTGACTGTGATTACAGTGTTGTGAAAAGCAGGCTGCCAAGGTAAAAACTGAATATCTAAATCATCATCACGCGATGGAACCATGCCGCGCTCAGTAATGCTGCGCATCACACCCTCTACGCGCATCTCGTGAAACTTATCCATGGCATCTTTAGCAGAGCTGGCTTGGTCTACTGGGAACCAAGCAACAGTGGTGTCTTGGTGCATGAGTAATGTAGGCGGGCCTGATAACGAACCAAGTAGCAAGTCTACAGCCATAAAGCCGTTCATGCCTGACGATCCGAACGAGCTAGGAAATGCCATCATGCCGCCGGCTACACCCACGCCAAGCAAATCAGTTGATGCCTGCTCTAGGTTTTGAGTCTCACCCTTAGCCACCTCAATATCCTTGATATGTAGCTGTGAAGTTTTTGGTGGGTTGATGTCACTCAATACGGACACGTTGTAAGCAAAGCTTTTGCTCGGCTCAAAAGTTTGCACCAGCGGCTCTTTTCCACCCGACAAGCTGGCACAGCCTGCAGTTACCATAGCGGCTAAAATAGCTGATGAAAATCCTAATTGTTTAATAGTCCTTGCAAACATAACGTCCACCTAATGGGTTAATTTCAATAATCCAAAATCGTTTCCAGCAGTGTAATTACACATCTCGGTAATAGCTGGTAACCAAAATGCCTGGAGCGTTTTCCCGGCGCAAAATTGTAACGTGCAAATTTGACTCGGGATTGCGCCAAACTTCAAGGTTATCATCGCCGTACTTGGCTAACTTATGCTTTAAAACACTTTCAGGCAGAGTTGTTTTACGGAAGCTGTAAGCTCTGTTTGATGTCATAGCATTAAAAAAAGAACGCTCTGGATTGGCCACAGGATCACGATTTCTTTCATTCAGTCGGGCTTCGTATTGCTCAATAGCATGCCGAGTTATGTAAAGCGGCCCCATTGGAGTTTCCCAGAGTTCTTGGGGGATAAGGTTGCCATTGTCGCTTGCATCAATACTGTCAAGTTGTTGGGTGTCAGAGCTACCAAACAGTGGGTCGGTGTACTGTTGCTTCATCACTTTGATCTGCACACCAAACATCGGACCAGTTAAAAAAAGACCGTATGGGACAATATGTTCCTTGGCGCTTCGTCCTTGCGCGATTTTCTTGATCGCACCGGAAAATACATGTAGCTCATAGCCCTTGCCACTGATTGGTTTGCGACCAAATATCTGTCGGGTAAAAAGCAAGTGCCTTGTGGTGATTAGCTCGGCAATCAGCGCCTGATCGCGGGACTCACTACTGAATTGAACGGTAACAATGCCATGATTTTTCAGGCCGGTAGACCAGTGCACATTGATGTTATTTAAAGTGTCGGTCACCACGGGTACGGTACTCAGTGTCATCACTTCATTCTCTCCCAAGTTTTGCCAGCAGACCCTGACGGGTGCTTATGCTGCGTTAATTCCTGATGACTAAGTTATGACAGATTTTGATTGGCGCAAGTGTCAGAAACCTGGCCTAAAGCGCTTTAAGTGCTTGATTGGCGTAGGTCATGCAGTACGGTTACTCACTTACTCACTTACTCACTTACTCACTTACTCACTTACTCAGATGAGTGATTGATGCGATAAAGACTTTGCAGGGATCGCATTGCATGCCTATAATTTAACTGTTTTTATATACAGTATTATTCATCGGTGCAAAATTATGTATGTTTCAGTGATTGGCAAAAGTTGCAGTTCCACCTATATCGCTGACAAGAAGCTGGCTATCCCGCTTTTCCTTGATCGCGTTCCAGCCGGTTTTCCATCGCCAGCGCAAGATTATGTTGAGAGAGCACTTGATCTTAATGAGCTGTGCATCAAGCATCCTGCGGCAACGTTTTTTGTCAGGGTTGAAGGTGATTCAATGATTGAAGCAGGCATTTATCCCAATGACGTTCTGGTGGTTGATCGCTCTGTTAGAGCAGAGCATGGTGATATTGTTATTGCCGGTTTTCATGGCGAACTGACTGTTAAAGAGCTTGAACTCAAGCCAGTGACGCGCTTGATACCCCGTAATAAAGCCTACCCAGCCATTGATGTGCCAGAAGGGTGCGAGCTGGATATCTTTGGTGTTGTCACCAGTGTCGTACGTAACATGCGGCGTAAGTCATCAGCCAAGCCATGAGCACTGTATTTGCACTCGTAGACTGCAATAACTTCTATGCCAGTTGCGAAAAACTGTTCCGTCCAGATTTAAAAAACGCCCCGCTGGTAGTGTTGTCCAACAACGACGGCTGTGTGGTGGCTCGCTCAAAAGAAGCCAAAGCGCTGGGCATTAAAATGGCTGTGCCTGTCTTTCAAATTCAGGAACAAATCCAACAGCACGACATCCAGTTGTTTTCCTCAAATTACGCCCTGTATGCAGACCTTAGTTGTCGTGTCATGACAATCTTGGAAGGATTAGCCCCTAGGGTTGAGGTGTATTCGATTGATGAGGCGTTTTTAGATTTAAGCGGTTTAGGCTCAACTGTGTCGCTGCTAGAGTTTGGTCAAAACATTAAAGAGACAGTTGTTCAATGGGTTGGACTGAGTGTGTGCGTAGGTATAGCACCCACCAAAACGCTGGCAAAGCTGGCTAACCACGCAGCAAAGAAATACCCCGCCACAGGTGGCGTTGTTGACCTGACCAGTCGAGAGCGGCAACAGAAACTCCTAGCGATTACACCGGTTACTGATGTTTGGGGTGTTGGGCGTAGGCTTGGCAAGCGCCTTGAAATGATGGGCATTAAAACAGCATCGGATTTGTCTAAATGTTCTCCTGTAACAATCCGTAATTCATTTTCCAT comes from Pseudomonas sp. C27(2019) and encodes:
- the umuC gene encoding translesion error-prone DNA polymerase V subunit UmuC, encoding MSTVFALVDCNNFYASCEKLFRPDLKNAPLVVLSNNDGCVVARSKEAKALGIKMAVPVFQIQEQIQQHDIQLFSSNYALYADLSCRVMTILEGLAPRVEVYSIDEAFLDLSGLGSTVSLLEFGQNIKETVVQWVGLSVCVGIAPTKTLAKLANHAAKKYPATGGVVDLTSRERQQKLLAITPVTDVWGVGRRLGKRLEMMGIKTASDLSKCSPVTIRNSFSIVLERTVRELNGESCLDLEELPPTKQQIMCSRSFGSRITTLEQMSEAIAQYTARAAEKLRQENQQAKILTVFVQTSQFKESQEAYSNSATGELVLPSNDTRELNVLAMQLLKRVWREGYSYSKGGVMLSDFYNNDTYQPGLFDDVEKRPNSTKLMSVLDEINQSGLGKVFLARQGMSNSWQMKREHLSPAYTTRWADLPRVN